A single Streptomyces sannanensis DNA region contains:
- the secA gene encoding preprotein translocase subunit SecA, giving the protein MSVLSKIMRAGEGKILRKLHRIADQVNSIEEDFVSLSDAELRALTDEYKERYANGESLDDLLPEAFATVREAAKRVLGQRHYDVQLMGGAALHLGYVAEMKTGEGKTLVGTLPTYLNALSGKGVHLITVNDYLAERDSEMMGRVHRFLGLSVGCILANMTPAQRREQYACDITYGTNNEFGFDYLRDNMAWSQDELVQRGHNFAVVDEVDSILIDEARTPLIISGPADQATKWYADFAKLVRRLEKGEAGNQLKGIEETGDYEVDEKKRTVAIHESGVSKVEDWLGIDNLYESVNTPLVGYLNNAIKAKELFKRDKDYVVMDGEVMIVDEHTGRILAGRRYNEGMHQAIEAKEGVDIKDENQTLATITLQNFFRLYDKLSGMTGTAMTEAAEFHQIYKLGVVPIPTNRPMIRQDQSDLIYRTEVAKFDAVVEDIAEKHEKGQPILVGTTSVEKSEYLSQQLNKRGIQHEVLNAKNHEREASIVAQAGRKGAVTVATNMAGRGTDIKLGGNPDDLAEAELRQRGLDPDEHVEEWAQALPAALEKAHAAVKAEFEEVKELGGLYVLGTERHESRRIDNQLRGRSGRQGDPGESRFYLSLGDDLMRLFKAQMVERVMAMANVPDDVPIENKMVTRAIASAQSQVEQQNFETRKNVLKYDEVLNRQREVIYGERRRVLEGEDLHEQVRHFMDDTIDAYIQAETVEGFAEEWDLDRLWGAFKQLYPVKATVDELEEAAGDRAGITAEFIAESVKDDIHEQYDAREKQLGSDIMRELERRVVLSVLDRKWREHLYEMDYLQEGIGLRAMAQKDPLVEYQREGFDMFTAMMEGIKEESVGYLFNLEVQVEQQVEEVPVEEAVPAQLAKEDVVPAGAVRPEIRAKGLDAPQRPDRLHYVAPKVDGEGDTVEGDFSVDGGPVRSEADGLTRAERRKAQKGGGRRRKN; this is encoded by the coding sequence GTGTCCGTCCTCTCAAAGATCATGCGTGCAGGCGAAGGCAAGATCCTGCGCAAGCTGCACCGCATCGCGGACCAGGTCAACTCCATCGAAGAGGACTTCGTCAGCCTCTCCGACGCCGAGCTGCGCGCCCTCACCGATGAGTACAAGGAGCGGTACGCCAACGGCGAGAGCCTGGACGACCTGCTTCCCGAGGCCTTCGCCACTGTCCGTGAGGCCGCCAAGCGCGTGCTCGGCCAGCGGCACTACGACGTCCAGCTGATGGGCGGTGCCGCTCTGCACCTGGGTTACGTCGCCGAGATGAAGACCGGTGAGGGCAAGACCCTCGTCGGTACCCTCCCGACGTACCTGAACGCGTTGTCCGGCAAGGGTGTCCACCTGATCACGGTCAACGACTACCTGGCCGAGCGCGACTCCGAGATGATGGGCCGCGTCCATCGCTTCCTCGGCCTCTCGGTCGGCTGCATCCTCGCCAACATGACGCCGGCGCAGCGCCGCGAGCAGTACGCCTGCGACATCACGTACGGCACGAACAACGAGTTCGGCTTCGACTACCTGCGCGACAACATGGCGTGGTCCCAGGACGAGCTCGTCCAGCGCGGCCACAACTTCGCGGTCGTCGACGAGGTCGACTCGATCCTCATCGACGAGGCCCGTACGCCGCTGATCATCTCCGGCCCCGCCGACCAGGCCACCAAGTGGTACGCCGACTTCGCCAAGCTGGTCAGGCGCCTGGAGAAGGGCGAGGCGGGCAACCAGCTCAAGGGCATCGAGGAAACCGGCGACTACGAGGTCGACGAGAAGAAGCGCACCGTCGCCATCCACGAGTCCGGTGTCTCGAAGGTCGAGGACTGGCTCGGCATCGACAACCTCTACGAGTCGGTGAACACCCCGCTGGTGGGCTACCTCAACAACGCCATCAAGGCCAAGGAGCTCTTCAAGCGCGACAAGGACTACGTCGTCATGGACGGCGAAGTCATGATCGTCGACGAGCACACCGGCCGTATCCTTGCCGGCCGCCGCTACAACGAGGGCATGCACCAGGCGATCGAGGCGAAGGAAGGGGTGGACATCAAGGACGAGAACCAGACTCTCGCGACGATCACCCTGCAGAACTTCTTCCGCCTCTACGACAAGCTGTCCGGCATGACCGGTACGGCCATGACCGAGGCCGCCGAGTTCCACCAGATCTACAAGCTCGGCGTGGTCCCGATCCCGACGAACCGGCCGATGATCCGCCAGGACCAGTCGGACCTGATCTACCGCACCGAGGTCGCCAAGTTCGACGCGGTCGTCGAGGACATCGCCGAGAAGCACGAGAAGGGCCAGCCGATCCTGGTCGGCACCACCTCGGTCGAGAAGTCCGAGTACCTCTCGCAGCAGCTGAACAAGCGCGGCATCCAGCACGAGGTGCTGAACGCCAAGAACCACGAGCGCGAGGCCTCCATCGTGGCCCAGGCCGGCCGCAAGGGCGCCGTCACCGTCGCCACGAACATGGCCGGCCGCGGTACGGACATCAAGCTCGGCGGCAACCCCGACGACCTCGCCGAGGCGGAGCTGCGCCAGCGCGGCCTCGACCCCGACGAGCACGTGGAGGAGTGGGCCCAGGCCCTGCCCGCCGCGCTGGAGAAGGCCCACGCCGCGGTGAAGGCCGAGTTCGAGGAGGTCAAGGAGCTCGGCGGGCTCTACGTCCTGGGCACCGAGCGCCACGAGTCGCGGCGTATCGACAACCAGCTGCGCGGCCGCTCCGGCCGTCAGGGCGACCCCGGCGAGTCCCGCTTCTACCTGTCGCTCGGCGACGACCTCATGCGGCTCTTCAAGGCCCAGATGGTCGAGCGCGTCATGGCGATGGCCAACGTCCCGGACGATGTGCCGATCGAGAACAAGATGGTGACGCGCGCCATCGCGTCCGCCCAGTCGCAGGTCGAGCAGCAGAACTTCGAGACGCGCAAGAATGTCCTGAAGTACGACGAGGTGCTCAACCGTCAGCGTGAGGTCATCTACGGCGAGCGCCGCCGCGTCCTGGAGGGCGAGGACCTGCACGAGCAGGTGCGCCACTTCATGGACGACACGATCGACGCCTACATCCAGGCCGAGACCGTCGAGGGCTTCGCCGAGGAGTGGGACCTGGACCGGCTGTGGGGCGCCTTCAAGCAGCTCTACCCGGTGAAGGCCACCGTCGACGAGCTGGAGGAGGCGGCGGGCGACCGGGCCGGCATCACCGCCGAGTTCATCGCCGAGTCCGTCAAGGACGACATCCACGAGCAGTACGACGCGCGCGAGAAGCAGCTCGGCTCCGACATCATGCGCGAGCTGGAGCGGCGCGTGGTGCTGTCGGTGCTGGACCGCAAGTGGCGTGAGCACCTCTACGAGATGGACTACCTCCAGGAGGGCATCGGCCTGCGTGCGATGGCCCAGAAGGACCCGCTGGTCGAGTACCAGCGGGAGGGCTTCGACATGTTCACGGCCATGATGGAGGGCATCAAGGAGGAGTCCGTCGGCTACCTGTTCAACCTGGAGGTCCAGGTGGAGCAGCAGGTCGAGGAGGTCCCGGTCGAGGAAGCGGTGCCCGCGCAGCTGGCCAAGGAGGACGTCGTGCCCGCCGGTGCGGTCCGCCCGGAGATCCGCGCCAAGGGCCTGGACGCCCCGCAGCGCCCCGATCGGCTGCACTACGTGGCGCCCAAGGTCGACGGCGAGGGCGACACCGTCGAGGGCGACTTCTCGGTGGACGGCGGCCCGGTCCGTTCCGAGGCCGACGGCCTGACGCGTGCGGAGCGCCGCAAGGCGCAGAAGGGCGGCGGGCGCCGCCGCAAGAATTAG
- a CDS encoding GNAT family N-acetyltransferase, which produces MEPVTLTTERLLLRSVEPADTEAVFLACQDPDVQRWTTVPSPYEREHAVSFTEQTVPDGWRNGTMCTFALLPRDSRDGGPLLGCMSVMVRSLPGTWEIGYWTAKEHRGHGYTAEAMLALARWAFTELGTERLEWRAEVGNAGSRAVAERAGFVIEGIQRSGLLNNGTRRDSWLGALVPSDLGLTSAHPYLPARA; this is translated from the coding sequence ATGGAACCCGTCACTCTCACCACCGAGCGCCTGCTGCTGCGCAGCGTCGAACCCGCCGACACCGAGGCCGTCTTCCTGGCCTGCCAGGACCCCGACGTCCAGCGCTGGACCACTGTCCCCTCGCCGTACGAGCGGGAGCACGCGGTCTCCTTCACCGAGCAGACGGTCCCTGACGGCTGGCGCAACGGCACGATGTGCACTTTCGCACTGCTCCCCCGCGACAGCCGCGACGGAGGCCCCCTGCTGGGGTGCATGTCGGTGATGGTGCGTTCCCTTCCCGGCACCTGGGAGATCGGCTACTGGACCGCCAAGGAACACCGGGGCCACGGGTACACGGCGGAGGCCATGCTGGCGCTCGCCCGCTGGGCTTTCACCGAGCTGGGCACGGAGCGGCTCGAATGGCGCGCCGAGGTCGGCAACGCCGGCTCGCGGGCGGTGGCGGAGAGGGCCGGTTTCGTCATCGAGGGCATACAGCGCTCGGGGCTTCTCAACAATGGCACCCGCAGGGACAGCTGGCTCGGTGCACTGGTCCCGTCCGACCTGGGGCTGACCTCCGCGCACCCTTATCTTCCGGCGCGGGCCTGA
- a CDS encoding DJ-1/PfpI family protein gives MAPKILIVTGDAAESLEVLYPYQRLREEGYEVHIAAPARKHLRFVVHDFEPGYDTYTEKPGYTWPADLAFSEVDPGQYAALVIPGGRAPEYLRNDAELRKILKYFFDADKPVAQICHGPLLTAAVGGLVGRRVTSYPALELDMQAAGATFHDAEAVVDGTLVSSRAWPDHSAWMREFLTVLRAKSPVT, from the coding sequence ATGGCACCGAAGATCCTGATCGTGACCGGCGACGCGGCGGAGTCGCTGGAAGTCCTCTACCCGTACCAGCGGCTGCGTGAGGAGGGGTACGAAGTCCATATCGCGGCTCCGGCCCGCAAGCACCTGCGCTTCGTCGTCCACGACTTCGAGCCCGGGTACGACACCTACACGGAGAAGCCCGGCTACACCTGGCCGGCCGATCTGGCCTTCTCCGAAGTGGACCCGGGACAGTACGCCGCGCTGGTGATCCCGGGCGGCCGGGCCCCCGAGTATCTGCGCAACGACGCGGAACTACGCAAGATCCTCAAGTACTTCTTCGACGCGGACAAGCCCGTCGCCCAGATCTGCCACGGCCCGCTGCTGACGGCCGCGGTCGGCGGCCTCGTCGGCCGCCGCGTCACCTCCTATCCCGCCCTGGAACTCGACATGCAGGCGGCGGGCGCCACCTTCCACGACGCCGAAGCGGTCGTCGACGGCACCCTGGTCTCCTCCCGCGCCTGGCCGGACCACTCGGCCTGGATGCGTGAATTCCTCACCGTGCTCCGCGCCAAGTCACCGGTCACCTGA
- a CDS encoding HAD family hydrolase — protein sequence MGMHVRTHIVWDWNGTLFHDTDAVIRATNAAFAEIGLEPITLERYRAMYCVPIPLFYERLLGRMPTDAEWVRMDDVFHRHYTLAREGCLLAEGAESLLATWQGAGHSQSILSMYGHEDLVPLVRGFGIERRFVRVDGRTGPSGGGKSEHMARHIAALNGIPAKRVVVIGDAVDDAVAAAHVGARAVLYTGGSHSRASLEAAGVPVVDTLAEAVRLAEAEA from the coding sequence ATGGGGATGCACGTACGCACACATATCGTCTGGGACTGGAACGGCACGCTCTTCCATGACACCGACGCCGTCATCCGGGCGACCAATGCCGCCTTCGCCGAGATAGGCCTGGAGCCGATCACGCTGGAGCGGTACCGAGCGATGTACTGCGTGCCGATACCCCTCTTCTACGAACGGCTGCTGGGGCGGATGCCCACGGATGCCGAGTGGGTGCGGATGGACGACGTGTTCCACCGGCACTACACGCTGGCCCGGGAGGGCTGCCTGCTCGCCGAGGGGGCGGAGTCCCTCCTCGCGACCTGGCAGGGCGCGGGGCACAGCCAGTCGATCCTGAGCATGTACGGGCACGAGGACCTGGTGCCGCTGGTGCGGGGCTTCGGCATCGAGCGGCGCTTCGTACGGGTCGACGGGCGTACCGGCCCCTCGGGAGGCGGCAAGTCCGAGCACATGGCACGGCACATCGCCGCGCTGAACGGCATACCCGCGAAGCGGGTGGTCGTCATCGGTGACGCGGTCGACGACGCGGTGGCGGCGGCCCATGTGGGTGCGCGGGCGGTGCTCTACACCGGAGGCTCGCACAGCCGGGCCAGCCTGGAGGCGGCGGGGGTGCCGGTGGTGGACACACTGGCGGAAGCGGTCCGGCTGGCGGAGGCCGAGGCCTGA
- a CDS encoding DUF6912 family protein, which yields MRVYVPLTLPGLAQAHTASEVGPAPLTAYAVTPGLREWYVSDDIEELEYAALNRAALASLRLLAADPGAPRRRVVVAVDVPDGAASAEPGLEVATLGQVRIASPVPLAKAASVHVDSVDAGQDVAAAADALADADRGDDDAQFTVDGAEDHELLWYGVQEIPNLIG from the coding sequence ATGCGCGTCTACGTCCCTCTGACCCTCCCCGGTCTCGCACAGGCGCACACCGCGAGTGAGGTCGGGCCCGCCCCGCTGACGGCCTATGCGGTCACTCCGGGGCTGCGCGAGTGGTACGTCTCGGACGACATCGAGGAGCTGGAGTACGCCGCGCTGAACCGCGCCGCGCTTGCGTCGCTGCGGCTGCTCGCCGCCGACCCCGGTGCGCCCCGACGGCGTGTAGTCGTCGCCGTCGACGTGCCGGACGGTGCCGCGTCCGCGGAGCCGGGCCTCGAGGTCGCTACGCTGGGCCAGGTGCGGATCGCCTCCCCGGTTCCGCTGGCCAAGGCGGCCTCGGTGCATGTCGACTCCGTCGACGCGGGACAGGACGTGGCCGCAGCGGCCGACGCGCTGGCCGACGCGGACCGCGGGGACGACGACGCGCAGTTCACGGTGGACGGGGCAGAGGACCATGAGCTGCTCTGGTACGGCGTCCAGGAGATTCCCAACCTCATCGGCTGA
- a CDS encoding Rv3235 family protein — MERTISGATRNRTRPPGRRDQRGPRTAPLLPPQPKPQDWFAERLLAVLSGQRPVHWMLGHTVGEAYEQLIRLAPATPLRTHGLRPVLRGCGAYRPRPGAIEAFARIGAGGRIRAMAFRLEQGPDLRWRCAAVELGGELEPHPSPSRA, encoded by the coding sequence ATGGAACGGACCATCAGCGGCGCGACCAGGAACAGGACCCGGCCCCCGGGCCGCCGCGACCAGCGCGGCCCCCGCACAGCGCCGCTCCTCCCGCCACAGCCGAAGCCGCAGGACTGGTTCGCGGAACGCCTGCTGGCGGTCCTCAGCGGCCAGCGCCCGGTCCACTGGATGCTCGGCCACACCGTCGGCGAGGCATACGAACAGCTCATCCGGCTCGCACCCGCCACCCCACTCCGGACGCACGGCCTGCGCCCCGTGCTCCGCGGCTGCGGCGCGTACCGCCCCAGGCCCGGCGCGATCGAGGCCTTCGCCCGTATCGGCGCGGGTGGCCGCATCCGCGCGATGGCCTTCCGCCTGGAACAGGGCCCCGACCTCCGCTGGCGCTGCGCGGCGGTGGAACTGGGCGGCGAACTCGAGCCGCACCCGAGCCCGTCCAGGGCCTGA